The genomic region aaaatgcaaacacacacacacacacacacacattttcagaaccgcttgtcccatacggggtcgcagggaaccggagcctacccggtaacacagggcgtaaggccagagggggaggggacacacccaggacgggacgccagtccatcgcaaggcaccccaagcgggactcgaaccccagacccaccagaaagcaggaccgtggtccaacccactgcgccaccgcgccctcctaatgcaaacacataaacaagtaaatatttcagtgcatCTCCGATGGAGGCTATAGATATCTTATCTGCCAAGGAAGGGAAGATGAGAGACATTAACACTCCGGTCCTGGTGTGAGTCCCGTATCTGCACAGATCTACCTCGTTTTATGCGAACGCTTCAACGCTTACCCTGCGCGTGCATTcatctttatcttttttttttttttttttttttttgctcctctcCAGCGTTTCCCTCAGCAGACAGGTTTATGCCATTGCAGCTCAGCAGAGGGTGTTAGATCTGCCAAAGAGCACCAGGCTGGAACGAACGGAGCTTTTtggtaacccccccccccccttctctttgCaattggaaaacacacacaaacacacacacacacacacgcacgcacgcacgcacgcatacacaAAGGGAGAGCGAGGGAAGACtgaggagagaggaaaaacGGGGGGAGAAAGATGCAAGGATTGCGGAATTTTTGCAATGCTGCGTGAATCAGCTGTAAATCTGCGGGGCTCTGCGTGATTTCAGCACCACGGAGGGAACAGCACCCAGTGGACGCGCCGCGCCACGCCGCGCCGCAACGGGAGAGCAGGAACGGGCTTCATAATGGATTTGTAACATTTTCGGAATAAAGGTCAGTTGTTACCGAACTCAGATGACAGTGTTGCAGGATGATGTCGCCTGTTCTCGTTGTTTGTCGCTGTTTCCGATGGCATGATGCGGTTTGGAACAAAAGGATCCCTTCGCTGTAGTGCGTTTTGTGGCAACTAACGGTGCGCGTCTGGACAAAGCAGGCTAGGGATGGATCTAATTACATTACACTGATTGTCGTCTTGTTTTTTAGACAgagtctctttttttatttactccCCCCGTAcctaatagaaaaaaaaaaaaataaaaaaaaaaaatacatcaataacTTCAATTTTGTTTTACGGCATTCATGTCTTGAAAATCGGGGATGAATTGTGCGCAGTAAAGGAAAATGCTGCTTTGGATTGTGCTGCTGAAGGCGActctttgtgttgctgttgGAAATGTTACAAGGGACATTTGCAAAGAGCAGATCTGCTTGTGCAGTGAAGTAGAGGGCGACTTGCAAATCGACTGCGAAAAGAGGAGCTTTACaaatctgcagcatttgacCGGTCCCAGCTCGCAGTTCTATCACTTGCTGCTGCACGGCAATTCCTTGACCAGACTGTTTCCCAACGAGTTCGCCAACTTTTACAATGCTGTCAGCTTGCATCTGGAGAACAACGGCTTGCACGACATCGTTCCCGGCGCTTTCCTGGGACTGCAGCTTGTCAAACGGCTGCACATAAACAACAACAAGCTGCGCTCCTTCAAAAAGAGTACATTCCTGGGCTTGGATGATCTGGAGTATCTGCAGGCTGATTTCAATCTGCTGCGAGATATTGACCCGGCCGTGTTCAGGGACCTAAATAAACTCGAAGTCCTGATCCTCAACGACAACCTCATCAGCGCACTCCCCACCAATGTGTTCCAGCACGTTCCGATAACCCACCTCGATCTGCGTGGGAATAGAATCAAAACTTTGCCTTATGAAGGGATTCTGGAGCAGATACCAGGGATTTCAGAGGTTTTGCTCGAGGACAACCCTTGGGAATGCAACTGCGATCTGGTTCCCTTGAAGGAATGGCTGGAGAACATCCCCCCGAATGCTTTGATCGGACAGGTCATCTGCGAGGCCCCCACCAGGCTGCAGGGCAACGACCTGAACAAGACGTCAGAAGCAGATCTGTGTCCTTCAAAGGGCGGGTTCGACTCCAGCTTAGCTGCCCCTCCCACCCAAGAAGAGACTGCCGATGCTGGACCTCTGGCAACGCCGTACAAGACGCACAGCGAGACAGAGTCCCCCACGCCAGGATCTGCTCACAGGTGGCGTTCAATATCGCGGGAAACCTGGCCGCAGAGGAATAAACCCACAGCCGTGGCAAAGCTGAACGGAAACAACGAGCGTCCCTACAATGCGTCCTGCCCGTCGTCATGCAGCTGCAAGCTCCTCGAACCCAGACAAGGTGTCAGGGTCAACTGCGAGGGCAAGAAGATTGCCAGCGTATCTAGTCTGAAACCTCGACCACGGCACGTGCATGAGCTCAACCTGAGAGACAACAACATCCATAGTGTAAAAAAGAACCAGTTTCAAGATTACCAAAACATGACCCTGCTCGATCTGGGGGGGAACAATATAAAGTTAATCGAAAACAGCACTTTTCAAAACCTCACAGCACTGAGGTGGCTGTACATGGATAAAAATTACTTGGATATACTGTTTGCGGAAATGTTCGTTGGCCTACAAAACCTGGAATATCTAAGTTTGGAATATAATGACATTCAGCTCATAATGCCCGGCACTTTCAACCCTATACCTAATCTGAGGGTTCTGTTCCTCAACAATAATTTGTTGAAGTCGCTGCCAGTGGATGTTTTTCTTGGAGTGTCCTTGTCAAAGATAAGCTTGCACAACAATTACTTTACATTTCTTCCCTTGGCCGGCGTCTTAGACCAGCTCAGTTCCATTATACAAATTGATTTGCATGGTAATCCGTGGGAGTGCTCTTGCAGCATCCTGCCTTTCAAGGAGTGGACGGAGAAGCTGGGGTCGGAGGTCGTGGTCAGCGACCTTAAGTGCGAGTCCCCTGAAGAGTTCTGGAAAAAAGATTTCAGACTCATCAGTAATGAACTCCTGTGCCCCCAGCTTTACAATAAGATCCTGCCCACATCTTTGTCCAGAAACAGCACACTGGCCGCAGACTCCGGGACGCGCTCCAACTCGTACCCGGAGCCGAGCAGAGTGTCCATTTCTGTGTTGGTGCCTGggctgctgctggtgtttgtCACGTCTGCTTTCACAGTTGTTGGGATGTTGGTGTTTATCTTGAGAAATAGGAAAAGGTCCAAGAGAAGAGATGGCAACTCATCGGCATCGGAGATCAATTCCCTGCAGACGGTGTGTGACTCGTCATACTGGCACAGTGGGCCGTTCCATGCAGACGGACCCCACAGGGCATACGACTGTGGcacccacacactttctgactaaGGATGTTGAGAACTAACACAATAACACAACTAATCGGAATACAAACAAAACCACTGAGCTGAAGTCTTGCAAAGACCGAATGCTTTCATATGCGCGTTGTCCAATacagtcttaatttttttgttctgtttgcttCAGTTGACTACAGTGTCAGTGAATATTTACAAATGGACTACTTGTAATATATGTATAGACCCTCCTCTTCAGTTCAGACACTGTACAATCAGATGCAACATATATAAGAAGGACGACTTGACTGGAAAAAGCTGCACGGGCGCatgaatgtaatgtacataCATGAAGTACTGTATCATACCTGCATGATTCGCATGGTCTCAATGACCCAATGGGATCCATACTTATAAAGAAGCATATTCGACTCCCTTTTCCttaatgttataaatatatatacatacttatacaaatatattcaaagtgccatttctctatttttttgtgaaaacgCAGTAAGGATTTGTAATTGTTGTTTTAAACGGtaagagaaacagacaaaaatatatGGAAAGCAAACtgtgcatgcattttttttctttctttctttctttctttctttctttctttctttctttctttcatttttttttttttttatcaatcagttgattatggaaaaaaaaaagaaaattagggATACTTATATTACCAGCAGATATTCGGCATCTGCTGAGTCATCTCCTTCTGAATGTAACAAGTGCGTTCCCCACAGCGCTGCAGtagtaaaacatggtaaacatgAAGAGGTACAGATGCAGATAAGCATGACCAATTAACGTCAGTCTGCTTCTTCTCTTGCCAAAATAATGGCTGCAAAACGGTGTCAAATAGCTGTACATGGATAAGGAGACAGGACTTGGCAAGACATCAGCAGGTTTTATAAtgtcataaaattaaaatgtttccactAATATTCCGGTTTCCGCAAAAGCAACATTCTGATGGCTGCAACGAGTCCGAATTCGAAATGCCTTTATAAAGAAAACATTCCTCGATAAACGTTTacatatgatatatatatatatatatatatgtataaaaccAGTGTGCGGATTTTGTAAAGTCATTATATGGGTAGAATTGCGGCAGAGGGAGAtgtaagaaaatgcagttaaatttGCAACTTCATGGAGGCGAAATAAtggaattactttttttttattattattattattattttaaagacgATAGTGGAAATGACGTGAGTTctctgtgcagtgtttctcatcAACTCCGGAGGTCGCTGCCGCGTCTTAGCGCgtctaaataataaatggtacAAAGAGCTTTAGGAGCTTTAAGAGGAATTAAACTTTGTTAAATTTAGCGTTATAAATATGTGCGCACATTCACATTGTTGTGACCGAACACTTGGTAAGCATATAATGCTAAAATCATGTTTCATGagattttcaataataataataataataataagaacaagaaGACAAGTCTCTTCCACCTATATCAATACAGCAGAACCTTACATAAAATTTAACTGTAATGAGAtacattttcttctgaaaaccACAAATGTCTGAGTGGGGATGAACAACCTAATGccaaaaaaaggtatttaagGTGAGTGAACAGTGTTTTCAAAATGCATCAGAGGTAACTTTCCATAAGCAGAAATCTAAATTCATGGGAAATTGTGGAAAAAACAtgaacttggaaaaaaatacgGGGAGTACCTTTCCAGAGAGAATATCTTCTGGCCTCTTTTGACTTTactcagagaaataaaacaagttCCCTTTGTAACAACATAGACAGAATGAATGGGACACTACCACCTTCCACCAAGTCCATTTGAGTTCTTTGTTACAGCATATTCTGAGGATTACCAGTAATTTTGTAAGTGTGCATTACTTCTGTCTAatggactctttttttttttttttttttttttttgtaatgtactAGATATTATAAAGCTTAATCCGAAGATAGTTTTGACAAtgtccagaaaaaaataaggaaaaaacttTATGACTGGTATGGCAATTTATTATATGCTGGTAGGCAAATGTATTTAAACTGTGTCAAGGTCAATATTTTTgctacagtgaaataaaatgtattttagagGAACTGAATTCAGTTATAATATGTCACATATTTTGAAAGACAGGCATCACACTGAAAATGATTCCTTTTTACTTGCACTATATGAAAAGCAGTGCATTTTggctttatgtatttatgctgTTGTAAAATATAGAGATAAAGCAGGAATATCATTTTTGTACAGActtctccacaaaaaaaaaagaaaaaaaaaaagaaaaaaatacaaggcaCGTATGGACAGCGCGTTGACATTGCCATTTTCATCTGGGTTGTATATAAATGTCATGTCAACCATGCAGGCACTGCAAAAAAGAATATCAGATCCAAGGATAGCATAGGCAGAAAATAGGACTGTAGCAGTGTGGGACTTTTCCCTCCTAAATgcattcattgcattttcttttagttttaccACATCAGACTGGTCTTAATTTTTGAATAGACAGTAAGACTATTATAGTAAGAAGAAATATAATGCTCTATTTATGCACTGTGTAGTTATATTTAGTTAAACCATAGTGAAGCATTACTTTACTCATAGATCCCATTTGAACCTTGTTAGTGTCCTTCCGAGAAATAGACAATTAGTTTAGATGCTATAActaattaatttcagttcaaGATCAGgccaatatttattttctttgctgaGCACAAGGGGcactttatactttattttcattacccTTGAAGTCTTCCTCAATGCCCTATTGATTGTGCTTTTCTGTTGAGACTTTCCTGCCTTTTTGACATAAGCCTAGTCTTGACACTTAGCCAGAAACCCCACTTGTCTTATTTTTTAAGTGTGCTACTTACCCGTGTTGCATATTAGACCTAATCTGTTTATTCAAGTACTCAAGGTTTGCTGGGCTGAGTGTGGATGCGTTTCTATTTCAAGACATACTCATCCCAAAATTGCAGATGAAGAGTTCACTTGAAtgtcatttgtttattgtaaatgctCACCACTTGTACGGACTACTCACTGGTCAGCCTGGCATGTGAGATAATTTGGACGTGATCTTTCCAAGACATTTCAtgcatttaacttttattttccaAGTGCAGAGATACTTAAATGCATTGCTGCCTATCAGATCCCATGTTGGATGAAGAAGTTTATTAAGGCTGTCATGGATGACTGAAGCCGGTCAGCTTCATTTGATTTGAACTCAAAATAAAACCTCAGCTGGTGGTCACTTCTCTGTGAAGGGACTTCATAATCTCTCTTTGTCCCTTTTGTAGGACTTTGATTGATGACTCTCACATTAAGACACATATCTCACATACTGAGGTGGTAGAAtagtgactgaaaaaaaaaaaaaaaacaatgtgtgtaCATATGAAGTAACTTTCAATAGTTCCGTCAATCTAATTGTTCATGAATGTTTTGGGGAAAACAGTGTTTTGTTCTAATTGTGTTGCAGTGTTCATAGGAGCGTAACTGTAGAGTTTACGGGAGCCCCACATCCCCACCTACCCAACTGCTGTGAGTGTGGAGGCTCTCATCCCGGAAGTTTAGTTTATGTGCTGAGTCTCAAACACAAGCTGCATCATGCAGGCCAGCCGACAAACTGCATTCTGCTGGAATGCAATCTGCCTCAGTCAATCTGATTTTCCCATGGAAAGCCCAAAACCGTGGGCTAGCCTCCCATAAAACATACTGGAAGAGCCCAGCATTCATGATTCACTCACCCTGACATGCAAGTACACCTATATGGAAAAGCATTTTTGACAAGGGGACAGCATGGCAGGATTACCATGCAGTAATGATGgaaaatctgttaaatgaagGGACCAGGAGAAATGATGCAGCTGTATGCAACATaatcctttcattttcaaatcatgaaaattaaatttttcagttaGGCATTTGTGACATATTGCTTTTGAATATCAAGCTCTGTCaaaacttttttcattcattccagAAAGGACACTGTGAGTTTAATTTCCAGGTGTTTACTGTTTCGAAACAGTGACTGTATGATGCTTGTGTCATTTCTTACCCCCATGGTTTCCTTCCCTTTGTTCATCTTGGCTTTGATGTTTCAAGTGTCcagacacaatttttttttttttgtgaaggccTTTACCACGATTGCTGATGTCTGCAGATGCAGACTTCTTAAAGCACAAAAGGTACACAGGCATTCAACCACATGGGTATTAATCACTTGAAAACATGCTTTAAGCAGTCTAATTTCGCCAGATTGGAACCTTAAACACAGATTTTCTTGGTATCTAGAATAACACTATTCTTACTGTTTATCGATTTAAACTGACAAACCAGTGATAAATGTCAAACTGAAATGAGTGATGCTCAACAGCCCCTGGAAATGTGTGATTCTGAGAAACTTTCACAAAACTAAAGACAAAAAATCGAGCAAGTATGgttaaaacacagcaaagaaaTCTTTATTTGTTGCATCGGGGGTGTGGTCAGCATTGTCACTTGTGTGTGGTCATGACAAAATGCCCTTATCCACATATTCATACATAATAAAAGGCAAAGAGCCAGTGACAGAAATCAAAAGCAATCTCTGTGATTGTTCTTGACAATGTCGTGACCGAGAGGCCTGGATGTTTGTAAAGTTCTGCATGTTCCCATAACATTCTCTTTGTgcatatttcttgtttttaacattttcttttaaagttaGGAACACAATGCTTTGAATGAACCTAATTGTGTGAGAAAAGTAGAAA from Scleropages formosus chromosome 12, fSclFor1.1, whole genome shotgun sequence harbors:
- the LOC108929127 gene encoding SLIT and NTRK-like protein 1, which translates into the protein MLLWIVLLKATLCVAVGNVTRDICKEQICLCSEVEGDLQIDCEKRSFTNLQHLTGPSSQFYHLLLHGNSLTRLFPNEFANFYNAVSLHLENNGLHDIVPGAFLGLQLVKRLHINNNKLRSFKKSTFLGLDDLEYLQADFNLLRDIDPAVFRDLNKLEVLILNDNLISALPTNVFQHVPITHLDLRGNRIKTLPYEGILEQIPGISEVLLEDNPWECNCDLVPLKEWLENIPPNALIGQVICEAPTRLQGNDLNKTSEADLCPSKGGFDSSLAAPPTQEETADAGPLATPYKTHSETESPTPGSAHRWRSISRETWPQRNKPTAVAKLNGNNERPYNASCPSSCSCKLLEPRQGVRVNCEGKKIASVSSLKPRPRHVHELNLRDNNIHSVKKNQFQDYQNMTLLDLGGNNIKLIENSTFQNLTALRWLYMDKNYLDILFAEMFVGLQNLEYLSLEYNDIQLIMPGTFNPIPNLRVLFLNNNLLKSLPVDVFLGVSLSKISLHNNYFTFLPLAGVLDQLSSIIQIDLHGNPWECSCSILPFKEWTEKLGSEVVVSDLKCESPEEFWKKDFRLISNELLCPQLYNKILPTSLSRNSTLAADSGTRSNSYPEPSRVSISVLVPGLLLVFVTSAFTVVGMLVFILRNRKRSKRRDGNSSASEINSLQTVCDSSYWHSGPFHADGPHRAYDCGTHTLSD